TGattataaactttaaattttattacatttgCTTTACTCAAAATTGAAAAgaattttggttttaatttttttttaattaaatattctattaCAACTCTAATGACTCAATTaaatttaagacattttaaacGAAAATTAAACATGtgatattgatatattaaaGAGTGGTTTTTGTCACTTAAAATTACCCTTATAAGTTcgaaacaatattatatataaattttctacTATATTAAATGCTTCACTTTCTTGTTCaatttttgtctttttcatttgttttccctgtgtttttatttgttatttagtaaattaacatCATTATCATATTTATGACCTCCcatcaaatttttaaaaaatgagtgaAAATTAAAATCGTGACATTTGATATCGATTCTATGCATTCTCTTGTTAATTCATTGATTCATACTTTTacttaaaatgttgtactttgAAGTAATTGAACTTGGTGTAAAAGagtgttaaaatttaattactttgAATAATCATGCAATATTGTGTTACTTAAGTATGCTTAGCTAGTTTGTTTTTAAGCATGTAATTGTAAATGATTAAAAGTTAACTATGAATAAGACAATATTATTTgactttgtattttttttttctaattttgtgtttttatttttattttttttatttaataagttagcACAATAAATTAGCACGACTCTAGTAGTTATTCATTTTAactaaaaactttttttttttttagtgaaaatcaaattaataatatttcatatcttaagtataattcaatttaagttactcaaataagttaattttatttttattaacttttatatttctCAGCTCTAGTTTCAATATACTTACTTAGAAGTTAGAATATTGTACTTTAAAGTAAATAAACTTTATCAAAAGTGTTAATATAAGctaataactttaaataatCATGCAATAATGTGTTACTTAGGTAGGTCTAGGtaacacacatatatatattaaacaatcaaacttttcataatttatattcaaacaaaatattatttatataatttcaattatcttCAAATCAATAAAATCTTATGagtgttttaattaaattaaattaattataaaattagccatcttatattatttttatgttaatattttctcaatcaaaatcaaacaaacttgttacattaattatattttatgttttttttttcttttacattttaGAAGCTCACATATTCTTTTATTGGATACATGATATTGACTTTCAATATTTGCTGGCCACCCTCATAAAAGTAATATGAACAATGATAACTCTTTAAATAGGGCTTTTTGCAATGCTATTCAAAAAGCTTTGTCTTTACCTATTTCCAACAAATTCTATAGGTCTTTTGCAATGAGAATCTAAtgatgtatttttaatatatttttttagattcatTTTTAGAAATAGTGAACAAtttgtacaaatttaataactatctatttttatttattatatatatatatatatatatatattttaaaatagtgaaccatttgtacaaatttaatgaataactatttttattttttagtcacCCCTAATTTTGTTCTCCAAAAATATTAACatcaactaaatttatatacacATTTTGCAAGTTTATAGTTCctctattttatataaattattgttatttatgaCCCATATTTTACATTTGTAAATCAATTTCTATAAGATAACTTTTCTATCTcgttatttatcattattaggactttcttataaatattttgcaACTAAATAGGAGGTAAAAGAGTACCAAAATTAGATAACTTACCATTTCATTTGTGTATATGATTCACAACATTTTtccataataattaaattaatcttgAACAAAAATACtcaattataatgtttaattttaaaaaagtattaattaaGAGTCCAAAAATCTCATATTAAcagaaaatatatttcaatcaaattttttaaatccaaGTGAGATTACATTAAAacacaaactaaaattttattgatttctcTAATTAGAAATTGAAATAGAGATATAGAAATTACAAATGTTACTATTTGATAtctatgaattatttgatttcctattgaatttctatatttaaattaaattattttatattaacacTCACCATAGACATAAGAATCAAATTCTTTGACAAATTTGTTTCCATAAAAAATGATAACCCAAAAATACATTATCATAACCTCTTTTTTTTCGTGTTCtattcatgtttttgtttttgtgtcgaattagaaattattttggCTATCAAAATTAGATAACTtacaattcatttatatatattattcccaacatttttcatatttaaaaaaaacatcagaataattaaaattttaaaatatatattaaataagagTCCAAAATTCTCATATTAACTTGTTatacaaaataactaaaaataatttttttcaataagaTTACAGTTAAACACACaaactaaatttttattgaattctctagttgaaaattgaaataaagaaagaaaattacaaCTATTTTGACATCTATGGATTATTTGATTTCCTATTAACTttctatattaaattaaattattctctAACACTCACTATAGACATAGGAATCTAATTCTTGTTGACAAATTTTCTTCATAAGAGATGATACCAAAATCTCCCATTCCTATTTCCACGTCTCAAAATCACACCGTTCGAGTTCACATTCGAGTCGAGTGAACTCGAATCACTCGATTCGCCCCCAATCGACTCAACCTCCGCCACAACGTTCGCACTCTTCATCAAATACTCATTTCTCACAATTCTATCCAAAATTCCCGCTTCGGAAACCACCACATTCTTCTTCTTGTGCGAGTTTCCGACACCACCGCCGGAAACTCTAACAATCTCCGTAAGCAAGGTTGCGGAGAATCGTCGAACACCACGCGTTCCTCCAATTACGAGCCCCGGGACAATTGCCGGTGTTTTCCTGCCGGTTGTTTCCGAATCGGTGAAAAACTCGACTGATTCCGGTGACTGAGTTCTGACCCGAGTTAATGGATCTCCGATGATCAAGATTTGGCTTACATCTATCAATGCGATATGTTTGAAATTCCTTCTTAATCTTCCTAATAACATTGGATAAGCCGCCCATCTTCTTAAATTCATATGAACATGATCAACAAAACCAGCAAGCGAGTTTTCCGGATCGAGTTCACTCGCCAAGAAACTCACTACCGAACCATAACTCAAACGGGTCGACCCATTTTCACCTTCCCCATTGTTGTTATTACCTCGATTTCTTCTCCCCCATATAGATTCTTTCCATTTATTCTCATTCCTAACCGATTTCACGAACTGGGTCAGATCAAAACCCACCGACACGTTCGAGTTTGATCGGGTAAGAAGTTTCTCAAACGAATCATTCTCTTCCATGATTACATCTTCAAGTGATGAAACAGAACAagggaaaatgaaaacaatgtCTGCTCTAGAAGTTAAACCAGACCTATGTAAAACTCTCAAGAACAATCGAAGATCCTGAGATGTAATCGATTCGGAAATATGTCCAATTACTAAATCATTCATGGCCCTAGTACCTCTTCTATACAACTTACCCATTCGTTGAAAAGCATGATGAGTTGAGCTTGGTTTATCCATCAATGGCGGATTCGGATTCTGTTTCCATTGTTTGGTTGATAATGGATCTACAGTGGAAAGGGTGAAGAGTAAAACAGAGAATAAAACAAGTAAAGCGCAGATTGAGATGGTGGATTGTGCTCTGTTTAGTAGATTAGTTGAAGAAACTCGCCGGAGAAAGGAATGGAGACTCGCCGGAGAAGAAAGTGAAGATGAAAGTAACTTTGATGAGGGATTATTTGAAATGGGTTCTTCAAAATCAGGGAAGAAAACTAAAAGGAAACCCATTCCTCCCCAGATATCTCTGTTTCTACTGGTTCTTGCTTTGGACGCCATTTTCGTTCTCTCTCTAGATTTCTGTGAATACTTGATGTGCCCAAAGATGAAACATGAGTGatgataaatgaaaaatatatcttttttaaatttattagattttgattaaagatttctttaaattatcttcataaattaatatgattactataactaatttcaaataaataaattagtttttggattttttcttttatttattttttaaatcattaattatcttaaatatatatttttgcaaAGATTTTATCCTAAATcttgagaaattttaaaataatttgatttaatacCCAAAATTTATTGggttgaaaaatatgtttaaaatttgtaGTTAAGAAGATactttgaaataattaattgcCTATCAAGATCTTTAACCAAATAAATTTaccaattaaatataaaacattccAAAGAgggatattttttaaaaatatatatatataatatataatagatatgaCTTTAAGgagtttatttatgatttttcaaaaaaaaaaaatacgttaattcaaattttaaatatatttattttatttagcaTTTTAGTTTCTTAAGCtcatttgatatttgattttttaggtttttatttttttttcttacaaaatttgtttgattaaattaaaaaaattattttttattattatttaaggaCGAAAATACCTTTAactttttgtttatatatataatgaatgagaaaataattaaataaagagtaattttaataatagatacaaaaataataataattaaatggaTGAAGTATGGGTTGAATTTtaggtaaaaaataattaaaaacccaactatcaaacaaggccttattgTGCATGtaaaatttttgttttcctttgaCATGTGTCCGgtggtttttatttttatgtaatttaaaaaattcttaaattacataaaatttttaataaaattttaaataatgttgctggaaaattttttaataattttgtacttTCAATGTCTGACATTATAATAATgacaaactaattttttaacatataattattcatAACATAAAATACAaccaatattaattaatttttatcaacatcctaatttaaataaaaattagtgaTAGCATTAACCACGATAAAAACACATAAAATGCAAACAGCATTAAAATAGAATAGAACAAACATTTACATATTAAGTCAACAATCTACTAATTTactttattagttttttaataataaaaagttatcaCTGGTCTGCACTCTGCAGTGAATactgtatttttaaatatatgttttttttttttatcttattaactaagtaatattttattattattaaataactaaaattttataatatacatttgactataatttatatttataaatattatagttGAGCATTCAAAtagaatcatttaaaatatatttattaatattacaattcaataaaaaattataaatatattaactgtaatttttaaactttttttacaAGGAAATTTGTatcatgtttatatttttatactttattttatttgattaattaattttttaatttgtttaaaatatatcaaatactAATTATTAGGTAAAGAATAGGGTTTTAATATAGTGTAACCGACCAAATGACCGAATTTAaccatatattatatacaaatttcaatCCGGCTATCAtcctaatataaattaataataaaaagtttagaaacaaaataaataaatatatttttatcataaactatatttgtacaaataaattccaattttatttacaaaaataaatattgtgctagttaattataataaacaaattatcataaattaatcaaatcagATATTACATTGTTATTaacctaaatattaaaatataacttattattataacttcaaTTTAGattaaacaaaattcaaatttaaattattcattcttaaaatgaaatatatatatatatatataattataaatgaatgagtttaaattttgtaaaaaaatatgttatcatttttttttagaactaTAAAGTTAACTTAAGTGATAAAATTTGGTGTCTAAAATTTACTGACACAAATTTGTTTACTGTGTGctgtgttaattatatatatataatgttttaatatttactgacaacaaaattaaattcatttcaTGACCCTATTTAATAAGAACCGATGTGATTCTGCATGcaagtttaaattaatcatattttcagacaatattttgttttctatttaaattaacacttttatgtatattaacagttttacgaataattaaaattacttaGCATTgtcatttttaatcattatattaatGTGTTGATATATGGAATTtacaaaagaacaaaaaaaaatatatattagttcatgattaagattaaatatttaaaatagtttcaattaaataattatatatatatatatatatatatatatatatatatatatatatatatatatatatatatatatatatatatatatatatatatatatatatatatatatatgaagaacaaaaataactcagtcaactttaaaaataaataaaataaaatttatacaaaataaccTACTAAAAATCTTAtctaaaaattcatttttagattctattttaataaagaaaaaagatcAGTCTTTCAAGAATAACTCAGgtgaaataaaaaatcaaataaaagttaattcaagataaattaagtcaaattttgaatatatatgatttaaaaatttttaaaagtaaactaataaattcaaccaaaaataagtTGGTTGGGTTTGGAATAATGAAAATTggtttaatagtttaaaatatattaatatataataatattttataaaataattgaaagtaatttgatattttaattaatttgattaataaggagataaatagaatatataaattattagaagagttttatgtattataataaaactaactaaatttattttatttaaaatataataattgaataatatatttgtcATGCACATATTTTAAGGGATGATAAATATAGTGTTCTATATATTAAGTTTGGAATTTTATCTATAtacatgtttttgttttaaa
This is a stretch of genomic DNA from Impatiens glandulifera chromosome 4, dImpGla2.1, whole genome shotgun sequence. It encodes these proteins:
- the LOC124934542 gene encoding uncharacterized protein LOC124934542 — translated: MASKARTSRNRDIWGGMGFLLVFFPDFEEPISNNPSSKLLSSSLSSPASLHSFLRRVSSTNLLNRAQSTISICALLVLFSVLLFTLSTVDPLSTKQWKQNPNPPLMDKPSSTHHAFQRMGKLYRRGTRAMNDLVIGHISESITSQDLRLFLRVLHRSGLTSRADIVFIFPCSVSSLEDVIMEENDSFEKLLTRSNSNVSVGFDLTQFVKSVRNENKWKESIWGRRNRGNNNNGEGENGSTRLSYGSVVSFLASELDPENSLAGFVDHVHMNLRRWAAYPMLLGRLRRNFKHIALIDVSQILIIGDPLTRVRTQSPESVEFFTDSETTGRKTPAIVPGLVIGGTRGVRRFSATLLTEIVRVSGGGVGNSHKKKNVVVSEAGILDRIVRNEYLMKSANVVAEVESIGGESSDSSSLDSNVNSNGVILRRGNRNGRFWYHLL